One genomic segment of Pirellulales bacterium includes these proteins:
- a CDS encoding efflux RND transporter periplasmic adaptor subunit — MFGKQKLAFFRPSIVFALLGLGLLLSIASGCDREQTAAAEQPVPKVTTTEVVQQETTDYDEYTGKTEASEAVEVRARVFGYLKSIEFKDGDFVKEGQVLFTIEPDEYDAVNNQALSKIAVWEAKLKVAQANLSRRQALMATPGAISREELEEYAAVAAEAEASLNAAKADANRTAIDLKYTVVRAPISGRIDRAMVAKGTLLTGGTGSGTLLTKIVDEQPMYVYFDVDERSLLHYMRQRTGSRNSDPGSLRELGIDCYVQLADEKDFAHQGKLDFAESEVNTSTGTARLRGVFENKDDALSSGLFVRVRVPASQPYQALLIPERALATDQNVKYVYVVGDDGIANRRTVELGPQRGELRIISDGLKAGERVIVKGLQRVRPGQKVEAESEAAKVATISTKHSVAE; from the coding sequence ATGTTTGGCAAACAGAAGTTGGCATTCTTCAGACCATCCATTGTTTTCGCATTGCTGGGGCTGGGCCTGCTGTTGTCGATTGCGTCTGGGTGCGATCGAGAGCAAACGGCGGCGGCGGAACAACCCGTTCCGAAGGTAACCACGACCGAAGTTGTCCAGCAAGAGACCACCGATTACGACGAGTACACGGGCAAAACCGAGGCTTCTGAAGCGGTGGAAGTGCGAGCCCGGGTGTTTGGTTACTTGAAGTCAATCGAGTTCAAAGACGGCGATTTCGTCAAGGAAGGGCAGGTTCTGTTCACCATCGAGCCCGACGAATACGACGCCGTGAATAATCAGGCGCTTTCCAAGATCGCCGTGTGGGAAGCCAAATTGAAGGTTGCTCAAGCGAACCTGTCGCGTCGGCAAGCGTTGATGGCCACACCCGGCGCCATTAGCCGCGAGGAGCTGGAAGAATACGCCGCCGTGGCTGCAGAAGCCGAAGCGAGTTTGAATGCGGCCAAAGCTGACGCCAACCGGACGGCAATTGATTTGAAGTACACCGTCGTGCGGGCGCCGATCAGCGGCCGCATTGACCGGGCCATGGTTGCTAAGGGAACGCTTTTGACCGGCGGGACCGGCTCCGGAACATTGCTCACGAAGATTGTCGATGAGCAACCAATGTATGTTTATTTCGATGTCGATGAGCGATCACTGTTGCACTACATGCGGCAGCGCACTGGGTCACGCAATTCCGATCCCGGCAGCCTGCGCGAATTGGGCATCGACTGCTATGTGCAATTGGCGGACGAAAAAGACTTCGCCCATCAAGGAAAACTCGATTTCGCCGAAAGCGAAGTCAACACATCGACTGGGACCGCAAGGTTGCGGGGCGTGTTTGAGAACAAAGATGACGCCCTATCCAGTGGTCTGTTTGTGCGAGTCCGGGTGCCGGCAAGTCAGCCATATCAAGCCCTATTGATTCCTGAACGGGCGTTGGCGACCGACCAGAATGTGAAATATGTCTACGTTGTTGGTGACGATGGCATTGCGAACCGGCGAACCGTTGAACTGGGACCGCAGCGTGGTGAATTACGGATCATTTCCGACGGCTTAAAAGCGGGTGAGCGCGTCATCGTCAAGGGTTTGCAGCGGGTCCGTCCTGGGCAGAAAGTTGAAGCGGAATCGGAAGCAGCAAAAGTCGCAACGATTTCAACGAAACACTCAGTAGCTGAGTAG
- a CDS encoding sugar porter family MFS transporter, giving the protein MNLGMEDRVRRTQYNLAYLGWASFVAALGGLLFGWDWVVIGGAKPFFERFFQISDNPALSGWANSCALLGCLLGAIVAGAASDRFGRKRLLILAALLFVVTSLGNALAPTFTIFIFWRILGGIAIGLASSLSPMYIAEISPAEMRGRLVTINQLTIVIGVLGAQLTNWWLVHGLPAGASDVFIQNSWFGQQGWRWMFALTAVPAALFFCGMFFVPESPRWLIKQGQAARARAILQNVGGEAYATAELADVQATLQNEVSQVHFGELFAPGLRRVLMLGVVLAVFQQWCGINVIFNYAEDIFKAAGFDLSSVLKNIAWTGSVNLAFTFVALATVDRGGRRRLLLIGSAGLTIIYAILGACFSLSVTGLPMLLLVLAAIACYAMSLAPVTWVVISEIFPNRVRGAAMAVAVAALWLACFALTYTFPLINARLGAAGTFWLYAVICAFGFVFILRALPETKGRTLEEIENELTEK; this is encoded by the coding sequence ATGAATCTGGGAATGGAAGATCGTGTTCGCCGGACTCAGTACAATCTAGCGTACCTGGGTTGGGCTTCTTTTGTCGCTGCCTTGGGCGGCTTGCTCTTCGGTTGGGACTGGGTCGTGATTGGCGGCGCAAAGCCGTTCTTCGAGCGATTTTTCCAGATCAGCGACAACCCAGCGCTGTCGGGCTGGGCAAACAGTTGCGCGCTTTTGGGCTGCCTGCTGGGTGCCATCGTGGCTGGCGCCGCAAGCGATCGGTTTGGTCGAAAGCGGCTCTTGATTCTTGCGGCTCTTTTGTTCGTGGTAACGTCGCTGGGGAACGCGCTGGCGCCGACTTTCACTATTTTTATTTTTTGGAGAATTCTCGGAGGCATCGCCATCGGTTTGGCATCGAGCCTTTCTCCGATGTACATCGCCGAAATCTCTCCGGCCGAGATGCGCGGCCGATTGGTGACGATCAACCAGTTAACCATCGTCATCGGCGTTTTAGGCGCGCAGCTTACGAACTGGTGGCTGGTGCATGGATTGCCCGCCGGGGCAAGCGACGTGTTTATCCAAAACTCGTGGTTTGGCCAGCAGGGTTGGCGTTGGATGTTTGCGTTAACGGCAGTGCCGGCCGCGCTGTTTTTCTGCGGCATGTTTTTTGTGCCGGAAAGTCCACGTTGGCTAATAAAACAAGGACAAGCCGCTCGCGCACGGGCAATCTTGCAGAACGTCGGCGGAGAAGCTTACGCCACTGCCGAACTCGCGGACGTGCAGGCCACCTTGCAAAATGAAGTTTCTCAGGTTCACTTCGGAGAACTTTTCGCTCCCGGCCTTAGAAGAGTGCTCATGTTGGGCGTGGTGCTGGCCGTTTTTCAGCAATGGTGCGGCATCAATGTCATCTTCAATTACGCCGAAGACATTTTCAAAGCGGCCGGTTTCGATCTCTCATCCGTTCTGAAAAATATTGCTTGGACCGGCTCGGTGAACCTGGCTTTCACGTTCGTGGCGCTGGCAACAGTTGATCGCGGCGGCCGACGCCGACTACTGCTCATCGGCTCCGCAGGGCTGACGATCATCTATGCGATCCTGGGTGCGTGCTTTTCCCTGTCGGTAACCGGCCTTCCGATGTTGCTATTGGTGCTGGCGGCAATCGCCTGCTATGCGATGTCGCTGGCCCCGGTGACTTGGGTGGTAATATCAGAGATTTTTCCCAACCGAGTAAGGGGCGCCGCCATGGCGGTGGCGGTGGCGGCACTTTGGCTGGCGTGTTTCGCTTTAACCTATACCTTCCCGCTAATCAACGCACGACTGGGAGCAGCCGGAACGTTCTGGCTATACGCCGTGATTTGCGCATTCGGTTTTGTATTTATTCTGCGAGCATTGCCGGAAACCAAAGGAAGAACACTAGAAGAAATCGAGAACGAACTGACCGAAAAATAA
- a CDS encoding beta-galactosidase yields MNLRLITIAIVAVALRFALSSSRSFAETHEINLAADVPSANLTKFVFGASQNPAGVEIAADGVSLLEDGQRMTPVMGEFHYSRYPRGEWRDELLKMKAGGVDVVTTYVFWIHHEEQEGTWDWTGDRDLRAFVNLCGELGLRCVIRCGPWDHGEVRNGGFPEWMLDKNLKLRTNDPEYLNQVRLLYGAIAEQLRGLFWKDGGPVIAVQIENEYRGDPDHLLKLKQMARESGLDVPLYTRTGWPTLKRPIPFGELLPLYGGYAEGFWDRDLSPMPGRYWKEFVFKRVRTDTAIASEHFGNREAQDDAETGRYPYFTCEIGAGMASSYHRRITEFPMDALSLAIVKLGSGSNLLGYYMYHGGTNPTGRESWLQENQASRYTNYNDLPVKSYDFQTALGEFGQEREQYHLLRLVHLFLRDFGSRLAPMYVVLPNDEVSKQDDTHTFRWAARTDGHSGFVFVNNYQRLLHQPDRPYTQLKLILKDGELTFPQVPVTVAADCAFFWPFNFDLGDDVTLEYATAQPVCQIRDNKIIYTVFAQTGNSAEFAFAGQASADTGLEKKGSDHFVLAGAAAGTTPIVTLIAKNGVTHKIILLDEATAKSCYKATFAGADRLLLAPKSTQVLFDNDVLRLITSGPAHDLALSFLPNPTGLRVKDQPLNGVADGAFTRYALAIPESKPVMASVRLVKEAGPPRTVEIGKAKVAIEPSDADFEAAAVWEIKLPQDIDPTRKLLLRIHYTGDVARAYLGDTLLTDNFYNGTPFEVGLTRYGPEIYSHGIILKVLPLQKGAPIYLQNDVRPEFDAQQTVVSIDSVETIELKDIEISGK; encoded by the coding sequence ATGAATCTTCGCCTTATCACCATCGCAATCGTCGCTGTCGCGCTAAGATTTGCTCTTTCAAGCAGCAGGTCGTTTGCAGAAACTCATGAGATTAATCTCGCGGCGGATGTACCCAGCGCAAATTTGACGAAATTCGTCTTTGGCGCCTCCCAGAACCCGGCCGGTGTCGAGATTGCCGCGGATGGTGTTAGCCTGTTGGAAGACGGGCAGCGCATGACTCCCGTGATGGGCGAGTTTCATTATTCCCGCTATCCGCGCGGCGAGTGGCGGGATGAACTGCTAAAGATGAAAGCGGGCGGAGTCGATGTGGTGACGACCTATGTCTTTTGGATTCATCACGAGGAACAGGAAGGAACATGGGACTGGACCGGCGATCGCGACTTGCGCGCATTTGTGAATCTCTGCGGCGAACTTGGGCTACGATGTGTCATTCGCTGCGGGCCTTGGGACCACGGTGAAGTTCGCAACGGTGGCTTCCCAGAATGGATGTTGGACAAAAACCTGAAACTTCGCACAAATGATCCGGAATATCTCAACCAAGTGAGACTCCTATACGGCGCAATCGCCGAACAGCTTCGCGGCCTGTTCTGGAAAGACGGCGGCCCAGTGATCGCCGTTCAAATCGAAAATGAGTACCGCGGAGACCCGGATCACCTTCTAAAGCTCAAGCAAATGGCGCGCGAATCAGGGCTGGATGTTCCCCTCTACACGCGCACTGGCTGGCCAACTCTAAAACGTCCGATTCCCTTTGGAGAGTTGCTGCCTTTGTACGGCGGATACGCCGAAGGCTTTTGGGACCGCGATCTTTCACCGATGCCAGGGCGTTATTGGAAAGAATTTGTCTTCAAGCGGGTACGCACCGATACGGCCATTGCCAGCGAGCATTTCGGCAATCGCGAAGCACAGGACGACGCGGAAACCGGCCGCTACCCATATTTCACTTGCGAAATCGGAGCTGGCATGGCTTCCAGTTACCATCGGCGGATTACCGAATTTCCGATGGACGCACTGTCTCTAGCGATCGTAAAGTTAGGAAGCGGCAGCAATTTGCTCGGCTATTACATGTATCACGGCGGGACCAATCCTACTGGACGGGAATCTTGGCTTCAGGAGAATCAGGCAAGCCGCTATACAAATTACAACGATTTGCCCGTCAAATCGTACGATTTCCAGACGGCGCTTGGTGAGTTCGGTCAAGAGAGAGAGCAGTACCATTTGCTACGGCTTGTGCACCTTTTCCTGAGAGATTTTGGTTCTCGCCTTGCGCCGATGTATGTTGTGCTGCCAAATGACGAAGTATCAAAGCAGGATGACACACATACATTTCGCTGGGCCGCGCGTACCGATGGCCACAGCGGCTTCGTGTTCGTCAATAATTATCAGCGGCTGCTCCATCAGCCCGATCGCCCTTACACCCAACTCAAGCTCATACTTAAAGATGGCGAATTGACATTCCCCCAAGTGCCTGTCACCGTTGCTGCGGACTGCGCCTTCTTCTGGCCCTTTAATTTCGATCTCGGCGACGATGTCACCCTGGAGTACGCCACCGCTCAGCCTGTTTGTCAGATTCGCGATAATAAGATTATTTATACGGTATTTGCTCAGACGGGTAATTCCGCCGAATTCGCTTTTGCAGGCCAGGCGAGCGCGGATACCGGTTTGGAAAAGAAAGGCAGCGACCATTTTGTGCTGGCAGGCGCTGCCGCCGGCACGACGCCAATCGTGACGCTCATCGCTAAAAATGGTGTCACCCATAAGATCATCTTGCTCGACGAAGCAACAGCGAAATCGTGCTACAAAGCCACGTTTGCCGGCGCCGATCGCTTGCTGCTAGCTCCGAAATCGACACAAGTATTGTTCGACAATGATGTCCTTCGATTAATTACGAGCGGCCCTGCTCACGATTTGGCTCTTTCATTTCTCCCGAACCCAACTGGGTTACGAGTTAAAGACCAGCCACTAAACGGTGTCGCCGACGGCGCCTTTACACGTTATGCCTTGGCTATCCCTGAATCTAAGCCGGTGATGGCGAGCGTCCGCTTGGTAAAGGAAGCCGGACCGCCCCGCACGGTTGAAATTGGCAAGGCAAAGGTAGCCATAGAGCCCAGCGATGCCGATTTCGAAGCAGCCGCGGTATGGGAAATCAAACTGCCGCAGGACATCGATCCCACTCGAAAGCTGCTCCTGCGAATTCACTACACGGGCGATGTCGCCCGCGCATACCTCGGTGATACCCTGCTCACGGATAATTTCTACAATGGAACTCCGTTTGAAGTTGGTCTAACCCGTTACGGTCCCGAAATCTATTCGCACGGGATTATTCTCAAGGTTCTGCCCCTGCAAAAAGGCGCTCCGATCTATTTGCAGAACGATGTGCGTCCTGAGTTTGATGCTCAGCAAACGGTGGTCTCGATCGACAGCGTCGAGACCATAGAGTTAAAAGATATAGAGATCTCGGGGAAGTAA
- a CDS encoding SulP family inorganic anion transporter, producing MPGLAVLFRYDRSQLPSDGLAALVVAVVLIPSAIAYADLAKCAPAAGLYAAVAGMVVYALFASSRHVIVGPDAAIALLVGTAIGPLAMGDPGKAVTLATVLALLTAGVLLLMARLRLGIAADFLSSPALLGFMNGAAVVIIGSQIGKLCGISLTEDNTLLRFWQWGTRLGSIHVRTILIGLSCIAVLAGCRWKLPSVPGAVVVFALAMIAGRFIDFSAYGMQVIGKIDLNLPDPIRPGLSLNEAAPLFTAALGIALLVFSEGVVLGRSVAAKHGYAIDPDRELLALGMANVAAGCVCSFAVSSSQSRTLLNDATGGRTQMVSFVTAAFVAAFVILLNPLLATIPSVAIAAILVFTGITLIDAGLYRHLWQLHRFSCGVAATTTIGVIALGVLQGILLGVVLSLLGVLAEIVRPQDALLGCIAGSSTLHDVGDDEAAVTIPGLVVYRFYGPLIFANVRFFIERIEAFIAQEKEPVRQVIVDARAIPNIDITATEQLSEFVTRLHQRGIDFVIAKAHLPLRETMASLGGALDGCWRFGHISDAITAFKNEPPRTNNSENASPTVSNPSVPSP from the coding sequence ATGCCGGGGCTGGCGGTGCTGTTCCGCTATGACCGTTCGCAATTGCCGAGCGATGGGCTGGCAGCGCTGGTCGTGGCCGTTGTGCTGATTCCGTCTGCAATCGCGTATGCCGATTTAGCCAAGTGCGCGCCGGCGGCTGGATTGTACGCTGCGGTGGCTGGAATGGTGGTGTACGCATTGTTTGCCAGTTCGCGGCATGTGATTGTCGGTCCAGATGCGGCCATCGCGCTCCTGGTGGGCACTGCCATTGGGCCATTGGCGATGGGAGACCCGGGCAAAGCGGTAACCCTGGCGACGGTACTGGCGCTGCTCACTGCCGGTGTACTGCTATTGATGGCCCGACTGCGTTTGGGAATTGCAGCAGATTTTCTCTCCAGCCCTGCTTTGTTGGGCTTCATGAATGGTGCTGCGGTGGTGATCATCGGTAGCCAAATCGGCAAATTGTGCGGCATTTCACTGACGGAAGATAACACGCTGCTTCGTTTTTGGCAGTGGGGTACCCGGCTGGGCAGCATCCACGTTCGAACCATTCTGATTGGGCTAAGCTGTATCGCCGTTCTGGCAGGTTGCCGTTGGAAGTTGCCCAGCGTGCCAGGTGCGGTGGTTGTGTTTGCACTAGCGATGATCGCTGGCCGATTCATTGATTTTTCCGCATACGGGATGCAAGTAATTGGCAAGATAGATTTAAATCTTCCCGACCCGATTCGACCGGGGCTGTCGCTTAACGAAGCCGCGCCGCTGTTCACCGCGGCCCTTGGCATTGCACTGCTGGTGTTTAGCGAAGGGGTTGTGCTGGGGCGCTCGGTGGCGGCAAAGCATGGCTATGCCATCGATCCTGATCGTGAGCTTTTGGCGCTAGGCATGGCCAACGTCGCAGCGGGATGCGTGTGCAGTTTTGCGGTTAGTTCCAGCCAAAGCCGCACGCTGCTCAATGATGCGACCGGCGGTCGCACTCAAATGGTTAGTTTTGTGACCGCCGCATTTGTCGCTGCGTTCGTCATCCTGCTGAATCCACTATTGGCAACGATCCCCTCGGTTGCGATTGCCGCAATTCTTGTCTTTACGGGAATAACGTTAATCGACGCCGGCTTATATCGTCACCTTTGGCAGTTGCATCGTTTTAGCTGCGGCGTTGCGGCAACAACTACAATCGGTGTGATCGCACTGGGGGTGCTTCAGGGGATTTTGCTCGGCGTGGTCTTGTCACTGCTGGGAGTGCTGGCGGAAATCGTTCGCCCTCAAGACGCCTTGCTCGGTTGCATCGCGGGCTCGTCCACATTGCACGATGTCGGTGACGATGAGGCAGCGGTAACCATTCCCGGGCTCGTCGTGTACCGGTTCTATGGACCGTTGATTTTCGCGAATGTGCGATTTTTTATCGAGCGCATCGAAGCGTTCATCGCACAAGAAAAGGAACCTGTACGACAAGTGATTGTAGATGCTCGTGCGATTCCCAACATCGATATTACCGCCACTGAGCAACTCAGCGAGTTCGTCACTCGACTTCATCAACGGGGTATTGATTTTGTCATTGCCAAGGCCCATCTGCCGTTGCGCGAAACCATGGCATCTCTTGGGGGTGCACTGGATGGTTGTTGGCGTTTTGGGCATATCAGCGACGCTATTACGGCCTTCAAAAACGAGCCGCCTCGAACGAATAATTCCGAAAACGCAAGCCCAACGGTTTCTAACCCCTCAGTTCCATCTCCATAA
- a CDS encoding multidrug efflux RND transporter permease subunit gives MAKFFIERPVFAAVISVIITLAGGIAVMLLPVAQYPEITPPTVQVNCTYPGASAKVVGETVAAPIEQQVIGVENMLYMSSQSTNDGGYNLTVTFEVGTNLDMAQVLVQNRVNLALPTLPSEVKQTGVSVKKKSPSILLVVNLTSPKGTYDQLYLSNYATIRLRDELAQVKGVGDVTYLGQLDYSMRAWLDPNRMAVRDLSASDVVNALREQNVQVAAGSLGRPPVPQGQSFQYTLSTLGRLIDPDQFGNIVVKTGSDGRLTRLRDLVSDVRKEDGETVGGIQLGAKNEDTACNLDGQPSIGLAIFQQPGSNALDTAAGVRKRMEELKSSFPPDLEYSIVYDTTPFIQESIHEVFKALRDAIILVAIVVLAFLQSWRATLIPLIAVPVAIVGTFAVMLAMGFSLNNLSLFGLVLAIGIVVDDAIVVVEAVEHHLEHGLSSKEAAHKAMSEVSGPIIAISLVLMCVFIPCAFITGITGQFFRQFALTIAVSTFFSAVNSLTLSPALSALLLKPREQQRDPLTRLLNLLLGWFFKLFNLGFETSANIYARGVGILLRLSVIVVAVYVGLLYLTYFGMTHVPTGFIPPQDKGYLLVDVRLPDSASLERTREVMKQIEQIAMGDSQNKESHDHDAGGHEVQDQESGAHNGGIHGIAHTIAISGQSFVQNAIGSNYGSIYVILDDFHHRHSSEMSADAIATKLRAACYREVQEASVAVFGAPAVDGLGNAGGFKVMVRDVGDLGLDSLQEAADDLATTGNEQPGLVGLYSAFRSQTPQMYVDVDRERCKAMSVPLNEVFLTLQLYLGGYYTNDFNQFGRTWQVNLQGDPAARLTPEQVRQLKVRNTQGEMVPLGSIAHISPVGGPALVIRYNGVTAAAVNGGSLPGVSSGTVINTVDKVAQQVLPLGMNTQWTELTLLQIRAGNTAIIVFALAVVLVFLVLAAQYESLSLPLAVILVVPMCLLCSVIGVALAGMDINIFVQIGFIVLVGLASKNAILIVEFAKEKSAGGSPPRDAAIEACRLRLRPIIMTSAAFILGVLPLALAVGAGAEMRRTLGIAVFSGMLGVTLFGILLTPVFYYVVVRLTGRRTVAQKVGGSPAEQVHAASSNGNRDAAAHPAAVTMKT, from the coding sequence ATGGCAAAATTCTTTATCGAACGGCCCGTTTTTGCTGCGGTCATCTCCGTGATTATCACGCTGGCCGGCGGCATTGCCGTGATGCTCTTGCCGGTGGCGCAGTATCCAGAGATTACGCCCCCCACGGTGCAAGTGAATTGCACTTATCCGGGCGCAAGCGCTAAGGTCGTTGGCGAAACAGTAGCGGCTCCAATCGAGCAGCAAGTGATTGGAGTGGAAAACATGCTCTATATGAGTTCGCAATCGACCAATGACGGCGGCTATAACCTGACGGTCACGTTTGAGGTCGGAACGAATTTGGATATGGCCCAGGTGCTGGTGCAAAACCGCGTCAACTTGGCCCTTCCGACTCTGCCCAGCGAAGTGAAGCAGACCGGCGTCAGCGTCAAGAAAAAATCGCCCAGTATTCTGCTGGTGGTGAATCTGACCTCACCGAAAGGCACCTATGACCAACTTTATTTGAGCAATTACGCCACGATTCGGCTGCGCGACGAATTGGCTCAGGTGAAAGGCGTGGGTGACGTAACGTATCTTGGCCAGCTCGATTACAGCATGCGCGCGTGGCTTGATCCGAATCGCATGGCGGTCAGAGATTTATCGGCCAGCGATGTGGTCAATGCGCTGCGTGAACAAAACGTGCAAGTGGCGGCCGGCTCACTGGGACGCCCGCCCGTGCCGCAGGGGCAGTCGTTTCAGTACACGCTCAGCACGCTGGGCCGGCTAATCGATCCCGATCAGTTTGGCAACATCGTCGTGAAAACGGGCAGCGATGGCCGATTGACTCGGTTACGGGACCTAGTCAGCGATGTGCGAAAGGAAGACGGGGAAACGGTCGGCGGGATCCAACTAGGCGCCAAGAACGAAGATACGGCGTGCAATCTCGATGGTCAGCCTTCCATCGGCCTGGCGATTTTTCAGCAGCCTGGTTCCAACGCGCTCGATACCGCGGCTGGTGTGAGAAAGCGGATGGAAGAACTAAAGAGCAGTTTTCCGCCCGACTTAGAATACTCCATTGTTTATGACACCACACCATTCATTCAGGAATCGATTCACGAGGTTTTCAAAGCCCTGCGCGACGCCATTATTCTAGTGGCCATTGTTGTGCTGGCATTTTTGCAATCATGGCGAGCCACGCTGATTCCGCTCATCGCTGTGCCGGTGGCCATTGTCGGCACGTTTGCCGTGATGTTGGCTATGGGTTTTAGTCTCAACAATCTCTCGCTGTTCGGCTTGGTCTTGGCGATTGGAATTGTGGTGGACGATGCCATCGTTGTGGTCGAAGCAGTCGAGCATCATTTAGAACACGGACTGTCTTCCAAAGAGGCGGCTCACAAGGCGATGAGCGAAGTGTCGGGACCGATCATCGCGATTTCTCTGGTGCTGATGTGCGTGTTCATCCCCTGTGCTTTTATTACCGGAATCACCGGACAGTTTTTCCGGCAATTTGCCCTGACGATCGCGGTATCGACGTTCTTTTCAGCCGTCAACTCGCTCACGCTTAGCCCAGCTCTTTCGGCCTTGTTACTGAAGCCCCGCGAGCAGCAGCGCGACCCACTGACTCGCTTGCTCAATTTGCTGCTCGGCTGGTTTTTCAAACTGTTCAATCTTGGATTTGAAACCAGCGCCAACATTTACGCCCGTGGCGTGGGGATTCTGTTGCGACTGAGCGTCATTGTCGTGGCGGTGTATGTCGGACTGTTATATCTCACCTATTTTGGGATGACACACGTGCCGACCGGGTTTATTCCGCCGCAGGACAAAGGTTACCTGCTCGTGGATGTCCGTCTGCCCGATTCGGCATCGCTGGAACGAACTCGGGAAGTGATGAAGCAAATCGAACAAATTGCCATGGGCGATTCGCAAAACAAAGAGAGTCACGATCACGATGCCGGCGGCCACGAGGTTCAGGACCAAGAGAGCGGGGCACACAATGGAGGCATTCACGGCATCGCGCACACGATTGCCATTTCGGGACAGTCCTTCGTGCAAAATGCCATCGGTTCCAATTACGGTTCGATCTATGTAATTCTGGACGATTTTCATCATCGGCACAGCAGTGAGATGAGTGCCGATGCGATTGCCACTAAACTGCGGGCGGCCTGTTACCGCGAAGTGCAAGAAGCATCCGTGGCGGTTTTCGGCGCGCCCGCTGTTGACGGTTTGGGTAACGCGGGCGGGTTCAAAGTGATGGTCCGCGACGTGGGCGACTTGGGTTTGGATTCTCTGCAAGAGGCGGCCGACGACTTGGCCACGACCGGAAATGAACAGCCGGGGCTGGTCGGTTTGTACAGCGCCTTTCGGTCGCAAACGCCGCAAATGTATGTCGATGTCGATCGGGAGCGCTGCAAAGCGATGTCGGTTCCGCTGAACGAGGTTTTTCTTACGCTTCAGCTTTACTTGGGGGGCTATTACACGAACGACTTCAATCAATTCGGCCGCACATGGCAGGTGAATTTGCAGGGAGACCCCGCGGCGCGTTTGACTCCCGAGCAAGTTCGGCAACTGAAAGTCCGCAACACGCAAGGCGAAATGGTGCCGCTGGGAAGCATAGCGCATATCAGTCCAGTCGGCGGTCCTGCGTTGGTGATTCGTTACAACGGAGTGACCGCTGCGGCAGTGAATGGCGGATCATTACCGGGCGTCAGTTCTGGAACTGTTATCAATACCGTTGATAAAGTCGCACAGCAAGTTTTGCCACTGGGCATGAACACCCAGTGGACTGAATTGACGCTATTGCAAATTCGGGCGGGAAATACCGCAATCATCGTCTTTGCACTGGCCGTGGTGTTGGTGTTCCTGGTGCTGGCTGCACAATACGAAAGTTTAAGTTTGCCGCTGGCGGTAATTTTGGTTGTCCCGATGTGTTTGCTGTGTTCGGTCATCGGCGTGGCACTAGCGGGCATGGACATCAACATCTTTGTGCAAATCGGCTTTATCGTGTTGGTTGGGCTGGCCAGCAAGAATGCAATTCTCATTGTCGAGTTTGCCAAAGAAAAATCGGCGGGTGGTTCGCCGCCGCGCGACGCAGCCATTGAAGCCTGTCGATTGCGGTTGCGGCCCATCATTATGACCTCGGCGGCATTTATTTTGGGCGTGTTGCCTTTAGCACTAGCAGTTGGCGCCGGTGCCGAAATGCGTCGCACGCTAGGCATTGCTGTGTTCTCCGGCATGCTCGGCGTAACATTGTTCGGCATTTTGTTAACGCCCGTGTTTTATTACGTCGTGGTGCGATTGACTGGGCGGCGCACAGTAGCGCAGAAGGTTGGTGGTTCGCCGGCGGAGCAAGTCCATGCAGCATCTAGTAATGGAAATAGGGATGCGGCGGCGCATCCAGCTGCGGTCACTATGAAGACATGA